GAACATTCAAATGTGTATGTATCGCAGCAAAAGATTGTAAAGCACCAATGTTAACTTCCATTCAGGGAGATGAGGGATGTGTTCTTATTCATTCTTCCGTAAACTTAATTGATGATTACAGAGTATTAATGAATAAAGTCAGCAAAGGAACTCAGATGACAGATGCATCTGCCGGAGACGTTTATGATTTCAATGAAGGAAAACATAAGATGTATCATGAGTTCTGCACCTTTGAAGAAATCATTCGAAACAGAAATTATCAAAACACTGCATGGGAACATCATTATATTTTGTTGCAGATTTAGGGGTATCATCATATGATGCAGTTGCACTTACGATTTCTGAAAAATGTAAACGGATTCCTTTTCAGTACTGCCGCATAACCACAGATATCCTTTGTGTGGTTATCGGTTTTGTTTTTCACGTTACAGTAGGAATAGGGACAGTGATTACCGCTTTTATGATGGGACCTGTTATACAGTGGTTTAATGTACATTTATCAGAACCTATCAGATATGGAAGAAAAAAGGAGTCTTAGGACTCCTTTTTATAATGCTCAAGTAAGCATACATATAGTATCTGCAAAACATAATTTACAGAAATCGTCCATTGGAGAGAACCAATCCTGCTGTGCTCATCAGAAGTAAAAACGTAAAGAGCATAATCACAGAGATTCTTAAGAGAATCTTCTACAGAATTTGTCAAAGCAATCGTAGGAATATGCCGTTTCCTTAACTCGCAGGCAATTCGCATCATGGCAGGATTTTTTCCGCTGTGGCTTACAATGATACTGACAGTATCGGCAGGATTTAAAGTAGAGATATAAAAATTATTTACGCAGTTAAAGGTCTGTACAGGCTTCTGGATATTTGATAAATTCAGACCCATTGTTTGCAGGGCAAAATAATTAAAATCCGAACCATATAAATCAATCTTTTTTGCGGAAAGAAGCATGTTAGTTACCTTCCGTAACGTATCATTATCAAGAAGCAACTGTGTTTCTTTGATAACATATTGATAAAGATTATCAAGAACTCCAGGCGCCTTTTCAAGTGTAACATTGGACAGCAGGATTTTTTCATTAAATTGCTCCTTAGTCCCATATTCTCTGGCATACTGTCTTTGAAAGGCAGGATAGCCTGTAAATCCAAGCTTTTTACAAAACCGAACAATAGTAGACGAACTTGAAAAAGTAGAGTCTGCCAGTTCTTTGGCAGTCATATCAAGAATACAGACTGGATTTGTAAGAATATAATCAGCAATCGCACTCTCCTGATAAGTAAACTTATTTTTCATTTGTAATTGTTCTTTAATCATAAAATAATCTCCATTTAAATATTCAGATATAACACCAAGAGAAGTTATCTATGCTTTATGATATTTATAGGCTTTCTTTCGGTGCGTCAGCCTATTAACGAATTAAATCACAAATTTCTTTAGCAGTTTCACTATGATTCATCGTGTAGATATGCACATAATGCATCCCCTGTTCTGCCAGATCATTAATCTGCCTTGCCGCATATTCAATTCCAGCCTTTCGCATATCCGAAGGATTCTCCCCGTAAGTTGCGATTAAATCAGAGAGTGCCTTTGGAATGCTGGCACCGGACAGATTGATAGTTGTGTTAATCATTTTCGCGCTGGTGATTGGCATGATTCCTGCATGGACAGGAACAGTGATTCCTTTCTGGTCAGCGACATCCATAAAGCGGTAAAAAGCATTATTATCAAAGAAAAGCTGACTGATTAAAGCGTCAGTGCCCTGTTCTACTTTGTGTTTGAGCCAGTGAAGATCTTCTTCCATAGATGGTGCTTCATAATGTTTTTCCGGATAGCAGGCAGCAGCAACACGGAACCCTGCTTTCTTTAAAATTGGGATGATTTCAGATGGATGTTTGTACTGGCGGTTCGCAAAATCTTCCTCACTCATATCAAATGGTTTATCCCCACGAAGGGCAAGTACACTGTGGATTCCGGCATTTTTGAAATTTTCGATTGTGGATAAAAGTTTATCCTCTGTTAAGGCTGCACAGGTAAGATGTGCGATGGAACGGATACCCAGTTCATTTTCAATATGAGAAGCGATTTCAGCAGTTTTTTTGCTGTTACTTCCACCAGCACCATAGGTGCAGCTTATAAATTCTGGATGTAATCCTTTTAATTCATCAAGTGTCTCATATAATCCCGGAAAGTCTTCCCATTTCTTAGGAGGAAAAACCTCAAAAGATAAAGAAAGCGTTTTTAAAATATCTTGTGGGTTTGTCTGCATTGTATTCATAAAATTAATTCCTTTCCATAATAGAGATTATTGCAATCTGTTGCTTTTTCCCGTTGATATTTTACCCTTTTTTGTGCGAATTATCAAGAAAGTGCCAACTAATCCCATGAAGTGTCCAATTTTTTCATAGAATGTTCAAAATGGGTATGATATAATGTTCACATAGGAGTACATTTACGCCCATTTTGGTGTAATGTCATTATCATGAGTGTAATGATGAATATAAATTAAAGGAGCTGAAGTTATGGATATCAAAGAATTATTACCAAAGGACACAGAAGGAAGATTACGTATTATTCAGGAAACTGTGCCAGGAAGACAGATTACACTGGCTCATGTTATTACAAGTCCTAAGCCAATCGTATATCGTAAGTTAGGATTGAATCCAGATATCGATTTTGATCGTTCTGCAATCGGTATTATCACAGTTACTCCGAGTGAATCTGCTGTAATTGGAGCAGATATCGCTATTAAGAGCGGAGATGTTTATCTTGGATTCGTAGACCGTTTCAGCGGTACTTTAATTCTGACAGGACGTATTTCTGCAGTGGAATCTGCTGTTAAGGCTGTAATCCATTATTTCCAGAATGATTTAGGATATGCTACATGTCCTGTTACAAAGAAATAAGTCGATAGAAATAAGTCGATAGACATAAAGTGGTGATAGCATACAGCAGACGCGAAGCAGGAAGACAGGGTGGTTATAATGCGTAAGATAATGTTTGTGGGTCGTAGCGAATCAGGTAAGACTACGATCATGCAGGCGATGAAAGGTAAGCCGATTACTTACCATAAGACGCAGTATGTAAACAACTTTGATGTAATTATTGATACACCGGGAGAGTATGCAGAAACGAAGCAGTTATCCGGAGCATTAGCTGTTTACGGATGTGAGGCAGATGTTATTGGACTTTTGATGAGTGCGATAGAACCGTTTTCTCTATATCCACCGAATATTGTGTCAGTAAGTAATCGTGAAGTTGTTGGTGTAGTTACGAAGTGCGATCACTGGGCAGCGAATCCGGAATTAGCAGCCGAATGGCTGCGCCTTGCAGGTTGTAAGAAGATTTTTTTTACCAGTTCCTATACAGGCGAAGGTATTGCAGAGATATTAAGTTACTTAAAGGAACCGGTAGATAAACTTCCATGGGAAGTAGCTAAGGCAGAATATGACAAGCTTGGATTTGGACCGGGCGAGAGCGAAAAGCATACACTGAGAATATAATAAAAGTTAATTTTTTTAGTGACAAAAGCAGAAAACCAGAAATTTAATATAGAATAGAATGATAACAGGCTCTCAAAGTCAAATATCTTATCGTGCAAGCACGAACGGAGTTTTGAACTTTTGACCCTGACACCATTTTATTCTATATTAAATTTCTGGTTTTCATTTCTTTAAGCTGATTTAATTAGTTTTTTGAAGCTAAATATGCGTCTAATCCTTTTTTACGGAGTTTACATGATGGACAATGACCACAGCCATCTCCAATAACCCCGTTATAGCAGGTAAGAGTTTCATTTTTTATAATATCAAAGGCACCAAGTTCGTCTGCCAGAGCCCAGGTTTCTTTTTTATCAAGCCACATAAGAGGGGTAATGATATCAAACTGATAATCCATAGCAAGGCAGAGTGTTGTATTTAATGATTTGATAAAGATATCGCGGCAGTCAGGATATCCGGAGAAATCGCTCTGAGATACACCAGTGATAATGTCTGTGATGCCTCTTTGTTTTGCAAAAACGGCGGCATAGGACAGAAAGAGAAGATTTCTTCCGTCAACGAAGCTATTTGGTGTTCCCTCTTCTGGAGCGTTTTCATCTACTTTAATATCTACGCGTGTAAGAGAGTTCGGTGCAAGTTGATTTAAAAGACTCATGTCCATGATATGGTGTTCAACCTCATGGTCACGACAGATTTTCTTTGCACATTCTAATTCTTTTACATGTTTTTGATGATAGTCAAAAGATAATGCAATTACTTTTTTGTAACGTTTTAAAGCCCAGAAAAGGCAAGTTGTGCTATCCTGTCCACCACTGAAAACGACAACAGCAGCTTCTTTATTTTTGAGTTCCTGCATAAATAATTCCTTCTTTCTATAGGTTTTAAGGTATCTATTAAGTATCTTTTAAATAATTTTTTCATGCGCATTATGCAATGCATGCCATAATTCTATTCGCATCTTACATATGGCATATGTTTATGCGTGAAGCATCATTGTAAGCTGACTCTGAATAGAAGAATCTGTTTCGAAACGTCCTCGGAAAGTTGTAGTTACAGTAGATGCTGCATCTTTTTTGATACCCCTTGCGCTCATACAGCTGTGTGTTCCATGAATAATAACGGCAACATCCTCTGTTTCGGCAGCTTCGCACATGATTTCTGCAATATCAGAGCCGATGCGTTCCTGAAGCTGAAGACGTTTGGAGGCCATGTCGCAGATTCTTGCTATTTTGCTTAGACCAAGAACTTTGTCTTTTGGGATATATGCAACGGACACAGACATATCATACATAAGAGCAATGTGGTGCTCACAATAGCTGAAGATTGGAATATCTCGAACTAAAACAATATCTTTTTTATCAGCGCCGACACATAGATCGTCTTTGAAAGATTTATTAAACATCATGGCAATTTCATGATTGGTATAATTCATTCCTTCAAAAACTTCTTCGTACATACGAGCTACGCGATCGGGTGTTTCTTTCAATCCTTCACGATCGGGGTCATCGCCAAGAGCGGCAAGAATTCCCCTGATATGTTCACGAATGGCATCTTTATCTATAGCCATAGTTTTACCTCCTTTTATACTCCGCGCTGTTCCGGCGGCCAGATAAACTTATGCATCTGGAGCTGGAGACGGGCTTCGTTCCAATGGTGTTCTATCATATATTCTACAATTTCTTTTGGGTCAATTCGTCCGAATACCGGACTTAAAAAAATAGGACAATGGTCAGCAATTTTATAGTGTGTACAGATTGTTCTTGCTTTTTCTAGATCAGCAATGCTGCTGACAACGAATTTAACGGTATCTTTAGAAAGCAGTAGAGAAAAATTATCTGTACACATCGCCTGCTCCATTCCGCTGTCCGGACATTTATAATCCATAGTAAAGGCCGGACGATGTAAAAGATTATGAAAGCAATCCAAAGCTACACTTCCATTTGTTTCAATCTCTACAGAAAATCCGGAAGAACCGAGTGACTCGATAAATATGTCGATTCCTTTTGTAAGTAAAGGTTCTCCACCGGTAAGAGTTACATTTTTAATTTTATGTTCAGTGAGCCATGTGATCAGTTCCTCTGTGGATAAAAATTCACAAGGACAGTCCATTGTGTTTGCCCAGGATGTATCACAGTAATTACAGGAAAGATTACAGCCACGCATTCGAATGAATGCAGCAAGTTCCCCGGCTTTTTGACCTTCTCCGTTAATACTGATAAACTTTTCAACTACAGGATAGGTAATCATAAAGATGCCTCCTGATAAGTAGAACAGTTTGTTGGAGTTTCATATACAGAAATATTATATACAGGGAAGTTCAGATCCTGTAATTGTTCATAAAAATAGCGGGAAAATTGCTCGGCGGTTGGACGGAAAGGAACTTCATGAAGTAAAAATCCTTCTTCCTTAAGAGCTATTACCGTTGTTTCTTTTAAAGAGCCTGTTTCAAAGATAAAAGAATGATCTAAAGCATCTGTGAGTTTTTTAAGAGCATCTTTAAAATCTCCAAAATCAATTACCATATCTCTGGTTTGGCCCTCTTTATTTAATTCATCCATAGCAATACGTGCGACAACTCTCCAGCGATGTCCATGGAGATTACTGCACTTACCTTTGTAACCACTTAGAAAATGAGCGGAGTCAAAGGATTGCTCTGTTTCTAAAATATACATTAAAAAATCCTCCTCTAAACTTATACATACGATCAAAATTATTAAAAGATTCTGATGGTACATATTAAAAATAAAAAAGATGCTGCAAATATACAGCATCTTGAAATCATCTGTTTGTAAAATCTTTTGGTAAAAATAAAATGCTGTCCTGGTTTTATTTAGCGACAGGATGGTACAAATGAACTGTCGTATCTAATCGAGTCTAGCACGAAATGAGAGTTTTGTAAAGAGATTTTATTAACAAGAAATCAGGAAATTTATACGACAGGTTGCGAAGTTTTTCATGAAATGCTATTATAAATGAAAATAATATACGAGGAGAAAGGATAGTGTATGAAATTAATAAATAAGTTATCCATTGTAGTGTCTGTATATAATGAAGAGGCAGTTTTGGATAAGTTTTATGAAACGATTCTTCCTATTTTAGAGGGAATTGATAGTGATTATGAGTTGATTTTTGTTAATGACGGAAGTAGAGATGCATCCCCTGCTATCTTAGATAGATTG
This Anaerobutyricum hallii DNA region includes the following protein-coding sequences:
- a CDS encoding MurR/RpiR family transcriptional regulator, with the translated sequence MIKEQLQMKNKFTYQESAIADYILTNPVCILDMTAKELADSTFSSSSTIVRFCKKLGFTGYPAFQRQYAREYGTKEQFNEKILLSNVTLEKAPGVLDNLYQYVIKETQLLLDNDTLRKVTNMLLSAKKIDLYGSDFNYFALQTMGLNLSNIQKPVQTFNCVNNFYISTLNPADTVSIIVSHSGKNPAMMRIACELRKRHIPTIALTNSVEDSLKNLCDYALYVFTSDEHSRIGSLQWTISVNYVLQILYVCLLEHYKKES
- the metF gene encoding methylenetetrahydrofolate reductase [NAD(P)H], which produces MNTMQTNPQDILKTLSLSFEVFPPKKWEDFPGLYETLDELKGLHPEFISCTYGAGGSNSKKTAEIASHIENELGIRSIAHLTCAALTEDKLLSTIENFKNAGIHSVLALRGDKPFDMSEEDFANRQYKHPSEIIPILKKAGFRVAAACYPEKHYEAPSMEEDLHWLKHKVEQGTDALISQLFFDNNAFYRFMDVADQKGITVPVHAGIMPITSAKMINTTINLSGASIPKALSDLIATYGENPSDMRKAGIEYAARQINDLAEQGMHYVHIYTMNHSETAKEICDLIR
- a CDS encoding BMC domain-containing protein is translated as MDIKELLPKDTEGRLRIIQETVPGRQITLAHVITSPKPIVYRKLGLNPDIDFDRSAIGIITVTPSESAVIGADIAIKSGDVYLGFVDRFSGTLILTGRISAVESAVKAVIHYFQNDLGYATCPVTKK
- a CDS encoding EutP/PduV family microcompartment system protein, translating into MRKIMFVGRSESGKTTIMQAMKGKPITYHKTQYVNNFDVIIDTPGEYAETKQLSGALAVYGCEADVIGLLMSAIEPFSLYPPNIVSVSNREVVGVVTKCDHWAANPELAAEWLRLAGCKKIFFTSSYTGEGIAEILSYLKEPVDKLPWEVAKAEYDKLGFGPGESEKHTLRI
- the queC gene encoding 7-cyano-7-deazaguanine synthase QueC, with product MQELKNKEAAVVVFSGGQDSTTCLFWALKRYKKVIALSFDYHQKHVKELECAKKICRDHEVEHHIMDMSLLNQLAPNSLTRVDIKVDENAPEEGTPNSFVDGRNLLFLSYAAVFAKQRGITDIITGVSQSDFSGYPDCRDIFIKSLNTTLCLAMDYQFDIITPLMWLDKKETWALADELGAFDIIKNETLTCYNGVIGDGCGHCPSCKLRKKGLDAYLASKN
- the folE gene encoding GTP cyclohydrolase I FolE, with product MAIDKDAIREHIRGILAALGDDPDREGLKETPDRVARMYEEVFEGMNYTNHEIAMMFNKSFKDDLCVGADKKDIVLVRDIPIFSYCEHHIALMYDMSVSVAYIPKDKVLGLSKIARICDMASKRLQLQERIGSDIAEIMCEAAETEDVAVIIHGTHSCMSARGIKKDAASTVTTTFRGRFETDSSIQSQLTMMLHA
- the queE gene encoding putative 7-carboxy-7-deazaguanine synthase QueE, whose amino-acid sequence is MITYPVVEKFISINGEGQKAGELAAFIRMRGCNLSCNYCDTSWANTMDCPCEFLSTEELITWLTEHKIKNVTLTGGEPLLTKGIDIFIESLGSSGFSVEIETNGSVALDCFHNLLHRPAFTMDYKCPDSGMEQAMCTDNFSLLLSKDTVKFVVSSIADLEKARTICTHYKIADHCPIFLSPVFGRIDPKEIVEYMIEHHWNEARLQLQMHKFIWPPEQRGV
- a CDS encoding 6-pyruvoyl trahydropterin synthase family protein, producing MYILETEQSFDSAHFLSGYKGKCSNLHGHRWRVVARIAMDELNKEGQTRDMVIDFGDFKDALKKLTDALDHSFIFETGSLKETTVIALKEEGFLLHEVPFRPTAEQFSRYFYEQLQDLNFPVYNISVYETPTNCSTYQEASL